A window of Amycolatopsis australiensis contains these coding sequences:
- a CDS encoding lytic polysaccharide monooxygenase auxiliary activity family 9 protein, with protein MNRKLAAAAAGALLAPVLVVANPAGIASAHGYVNSPASRQAQCAQHTVPCGSVQYEPQSVEGPKGLKSCNGGLARFAELNDDSKGWHATPVGRTVTFTWTFTARHRTANYEYYIGNQKIADISGNNQQPPSTVSHQVNLGSHTGRQKVLAVWNIADTANAFYSCIDLQVS; from the coding sequence ATGAACCGCAAACTGGCCGCGGCCGCGGCGGGCGCGCTGCTCGCCCCGGTGCTGGTGGTGGCGAACCCCGCCGGGATCGCGAGCGCGCACGGCTACGTCAACTCCCCGGCGAGCAGGCAGGCGCAGTGCGCCCAGCACACGGTGCCCTGCGGCAGCGTCCAGTACGAACCCCAGAGCGTGGAAGGGCCGAAGGGCCTGAAGTCCTGCAACGGCGGTCTCGCCCGGTTCGCCGAGCTCAACGACGACAGCAAGGGCTGGCACGCGACGCCGGTCGGCCGCACGGTGACGTTCACGTGGACCTTCACCGCGCGCCACCGCACGGCGAACTACGAGTACTACATCGGCAACCAGAAGATCGCCGACATCAGCGGCAACAATCAGCAGCCGCCGTCGACCGTGTCGCACCAGGTGAACCTGGGCAGCCACACCGGACGCCAGAAGGTGCTGGCGGTCTGGAACATCGCGGACACGGCGAACGCGTTCTACTCCTGTATCGATCTGCAGGTGAGCTGA
- a CDS encoding class I SAM-dependent methyltransferase has protein sequence MAESFGVDADRYDRARPSYPRELVDRIVAASPGLDVLDVGCGTGIEARQFRDAGCRVLGVDPDARMADFARAGGIDVEVATFEDWDTGGRTFDAVVAGQAWHWVDPVVGPAKAAGVLRPGGLLALFAHVFQPPAAVADALAEGYRRVLPDSPFAGESRSAAEIYDVMFTRFGDGIRESGRFDEPERWRFTWERSYTRDEWLDFLPTTGGLTGLAPDALADVLAGVGAAIDALGGRFVLPYTTLAVVAKKS, from the coding sequence GTGGCCGAGTCCTTCGGCGTCGACGCCGACCGTTACGACCGTGCCCGTCCGAGCTACCCCCGCGAGCTGGTCGACCGGATCGTCGCCGCGAGTCCCGGTCTCGACGTCCTCGACGTCGGCTGCGGCACCGGCATCGAAGCGCGGCAGTTCCGCGACGCCGGCTGCCGGGTGCTCGGCGTCGACCCCGACGCGCGGATGGCCGATTTCGCGCGCGCCGGCGGCATCGACGTCGAGGTGGCGACGTTCGAGGACTGGGACACCGGCGGCCGCACCTTCGACGCGGTCGTCGCCGGTCAGGCGTGGCACTGGGTCGACCCCGTCGTGGGCCCGGCCAAGGCGGCCGGGGTGCTGCGCCCCGGTGGGCTGCTCGCCCTCTTCGCGCACGTCTTCCAGCCGCCGGCCGCGGTCGCGGACGCTCTCGCCGAAGGCTACCGGCGGGTGCTGCCCGACTCGCCGTTCGCGGGGGAGTCCCGGAGTGCGGCCGAGATCTACGACGTCATGTTCACCCGGTTCGGTGACGGGATCCGCGAGTCGGGCCGCTTCGATGAGCCCGAGCGCTGGCGGTTCACCTGGGAGCGGTCGTACACGCGGGACGAGTGGCTGGACTTCCTGCCCACGACGGGCGGTCTCACCGGCCTGGCCCCGGACGCGCTGGCGGACGTGCTCGCCGGTGTCGGCGCGGCGATCGACGCGCTCGGCGGCCGGTTCGTGCTGCCGTACACGACGCTCGCGGTGGTCGCGAAGAAGTCTTGA
- a CDS encoding DUF4287 domain-containing protein encodes MSFQAYLDNAEQQTGITPRAFLALAAEKNLTKHGEVVTWLKTEHGLGHGHATAIARLVTKGPDFVAEHHTGGVLHLDGLAARS; translated from the coding sequence ATGTCTTTCCAGGCCTACCTCGACAACGCCGAGCAGCAGACCGGCATCACCCCGCGCGCCTTCCTCGCGCTGGCGGCGGAGAAGAACCTCACGAAGCACGGCGAAGTCGTCACGTGGCTGAAGACTGAACACGGCCTCGGCCACGGCCACGCGACGGCGATCGCGCGTCTGGTCACGAAGGGGCCCGACTTCGTGGCCGAGCACCACACCGGCGGAGTGCTCCACCTCGACGGCCTTGCCGCCCGGTCGTGA
- a CDS encoding DHA2 family efflux MFS transporter permease subunit, with protein sequence MTDTVSTPPADLPRAPVRAGLLIGVLVLSAFVMILNETILSVALRDLTVDLRVPTTTVQWLTSGFLLTMAVVIPTTGFLLERFSPRQVFLFSLSAFSLGTLLCGLAPGFGMLMAGRVVQACGTAVMLPLLMTTVMRLVPPERRGATMGTITIVIAVAPAIGPTIGGAVLSGLGWRWMFWIVLPLSVAALVAGALQLRLDSETRRVPLDVPSVLLSAIGFGGVLYGLSASGEQAGAEPLVPSWVPIVVGVAALVVFTWRQLRLQRRDRALLDLRPFTHRSFVVALVLTALLFVCLIGAAAILLPLYLQTVLHTSTFVSGLAVLPGGLVLGLLGRPVGALFDKVGARPLVIPGAAAMAGSLWLFTTLGPASPLIAVIGIHVLLMAGLGLMMTPLFTESLGVLPDHLYSHGSAILSTLQQVAGALGTAVFVSVATLGSADTTAGSPDAAGLRAAFVVAGVVGLVAFAGTWLIRRSTGTTASH encoded by the coding sequence ATGACCGACACCGTGTCCACTCCGCCCGCCGACCTGCCTCGCGCTCCGGTGCGCGCGGGACTCCTCATCGGGGTCCTGGTGCTGTCCGCGTTCGTGATGATCCTGAACGAGACGATCCTGAGTGTCGCGTTGCGCGACCTGACCGTCGACCTGCGGGTGCCGACGACGACCGTGCAGTGGCTGACCAGCGGGTTCCTGCTGACGATGGCCGTCGTCATTCCCACCACCGGGTTCCTGCTGGAGCGGTTCTCGCCGCGGCAGGTGTTCCTGTTCTCGCTGTCGGCGTTCAGCCTCGGGACGTTGCTGTGCGGCCTGGCGCCCGGGTTCGGGATGCTGATGGCCGGGCGCGTGGTGCAGGCGTGCGGCACGGCGGTGATGCTGCCGCTGCTGATGACGACGGTGATGCGGCTGGTGCCGCCGGAGCGGCGGGGCGCGACGATGGGCACGATCACGATCGTCATCGCGGTCGCGCCCGCGATCGGGCCGACGATCGGTGGCGCGGTCCTGTCGGGTCTGGGCTGGCGCTGGATGTTCTGGATCGTGCTGCCGCTTTCGGTGGCGGCGCTGGTGGCCGGTGCGCTGCAGCTGCGGCTGGACAGCGAGACGCGGCGGGTGCCGCTGGACGTGCCGTCGGTGCTGCTGTCGGCGATCGGGTTCGGCGGCGTGCTGTACGGGCTGTCGGCGAGCGGTGAGCAGGCCGGGGCGGAGCCGCTGGTGCCGTCGTGGGTGCCGATCGTCGTGGGCGTGGCCGCGCTGGTGGTGTTCACGTGGCGGCAGCTGCGGCTGCAGCGCCGGGACCGGGCGCTGCTGGACCTGCGGCCGTTCACGCACCGGAGTTTCGTGGTGGCGCTGGTGCTGACGGCGCTGCTGTTCGTGTGCCTGATCGGCGCGGCGGCGATCCTGCTGCCGCTGTACCTGCAGACGGTGCTGCACACGAGCACGTTCGTCAGCGGGCTGGCGGTGCTGCCCGGTGGTCTGGTGCTGGGGCTGCTGGGCCGTCCGGTGGGGGCGCTGTTCGACAAGGTGGGGGCCCGTCCGCTGGTGATCCCGGGCGCGGCGGCGATGGCCGGGTCGCTGTGGCTGTTCACGACGCTGGGGCCGGCGTCGCCGCTGATCGCGGTGATCGGCATCCACGTGCTGCTGATGGCGGGGCTCGGGCTGATGATGACGCCGCTGTTCACCGAGTCGCTGGGCGTGCTGCCGGATCACCTGTACTCGCACGGGAGCGCGATCCTGTCGACGCTGCAGCAGGTGGCGGGCGCGCTGGGCACGGCGGTGTTCGTGAGCGTGGCGACGCTCGGCAGTGCCGACACGACCGCCGGGAGCCCGGACGCGGCCGGGCTGCGGGCCGCGTTCGTGGTGGCCGGGGTGGTCGGGCTGGTCGCCTTCGCGGGCACCTGGCTGATCCGGCGCTCGACGGGGACGACGGCCTCGCACTGA
- a CDS encoding dipeptide/oligopeptide/nickel ABC transporter permease/ATP-binding protein → MARRRGSVWAAAVRTPVGACSALLLAAVVVLAVLAPILWGDAAAAIDTDAIGQGPSGAHPFGTDSLGRDLLFRTLVATRLSIGLAVLATAIGVVAGVVLGTLPAVLPRWAGRLLTAVVNIAVAFPGLLLALFLAVIFGVGTQGAVLAIGFAVAPAFARLVQTLSASVSGRDFVAAARVSGVGRIRLLARHVLPNIGEPLVVNATIGAGSALLAFAGLSFLGIGVQAPDYDWGRLLREGLDGIYVNPVAALAPCAAVVLAGLSFNLAGETVAAVVGLRTRATRRAAGPLPAPRPSAAETPDAGAVLVVENLQVAFPGPGGWIVPVRGVSFSVRAGEAIGVVGESGSGKSLTALAVSRLIEAPGVVTADRLEFGGKPLADASDRELGTALAMVFQDPMTSFNPARRVGRQLAEVSEQHHGLSRRQAFARAVDRLAAVRVPAAARRARQYPHEFSGGMRQRAMIGMGLMGEPKLVIADEPTTALDVTVQRQVLRLLARTRETEGAAILLISHDIAVVSQTCERMLVMYAGRVVEDLPTAALPDAARHPYTRALLATTVDLETDREAALAVIPGRPPEPDQVPPGCAFAARCPLASDRCRAEDPVLAPMAHGHRVACWHPHETAVTVLSGQSREEGAA, encoded by the coding sequence CCGCGGCGATCGACACCGACGCGATCGGCCAGGGCCCGTCCGGGGCGCACCCGTTCGGCACCGACTCGCTCGGCCGCGACCTGTTGTTCCGCACGCTCGTGGCCACGCGGCTGTCCATCGGGCTGGCGGTGCTCGCCACGGCGATCGGTGTCGTCGCCGGCGTCGTCCTCGGGACGCTGCCCGCCGTGCTGCCGCGGTGGGCGGGCCGGCTGCTGACCGCCGTGGTCAACATCGCCGTCGCGTTCCCCGGGCTGCTGCTGGCGTTGTTCCTCGCGGTGATCTTCGGCGTGGGCACCCAGGGCGCGGTGCTGGCGATCGGGTTCGCGGTGGCGCCCGCGTTCGCCCGGCTCGTGCAGACGCTGTCGGCGTCGGTGAGCGGACGCGACTTCGTCGCGGCGGCGCGGGTTTCCGGTGTCGGCCGGATCCGGCTGCTCGCCCGGCACGTGCTGCCGAACATCGGCGAGCCGCTCGTCGTGAACGCGACGATCGGGGCGGGTTCGGCGCTGCTCGCCTTCGCCGGGCTGTCGTTCCTCGGGATCGGCGTGCAGGCGCCGGACTACGACTGGGGACGCCTGCTGCGGGAAGGCCTCGACGGCATCTACGTGAACCCGGTCGCGGCGCTCGCGCCCTGCGCCGCGGTGGTCCTGGCCGGGCTGTCGTTCAACCTGGCCGGGGAGACCGTGGCCGCGGTGGTCGGCCTGCGCACCCGGGCGACGCGGCGCGCGGCCGGTCCGCTGCCCGCGCCCCGCCCGTCGGCGGCGGAAACCCCCGATGCCGGCGCGGTGCTCGTGGTCGAGAACCTCCAGGTGGCCTTCCCGGGACCGGGCGGCTGGATCGTGCCGGTCCGCGGGGTGAGCTTCAGCGTCCGCGCCGGGGAAGCGATCGGGGTCGTCGGCGAGTCCGGCTCCGGCAAGAGCCTGACCGCGCTGGCCGTGTCCCGCCTGATCGAAGCGCCCGGCGTCGTCACCGCCGACCGGCTGGAGTTCGGCGGCAAGCCGCTGGCGGACGCGTCGGACCGCGAGCTCGGCACGGCGCTGGCGATGGTGTTCCAGGACCCGATGACGTCGTTCAACCCGGCCCGGCGCGTCGGCCGGCAGCTGGCCGAGGTGTCCGAGCAGCACCACGGCCTGTCGCGGCGCCAGGCGTTCGCCCGCGCGGTCGACCGGCTCGCCGCGGTGCGCGTCCCGGCCGCGGCGCGGCGGGCCCGCCAGTACCCGCACGAGTTCTCCGGCGGCATGCGGCAGCGGGCGATGATCGGCATGGGCCTGATGGGTGAGCCGAAGCTGGTCATCGCCGACGAGCCGACGACCGCGCTCGACGTCACCGTGCAGCGGCAGGTGCTGCGCCTGCTCGCCCGCACGCGGGAGACCGAAGGCGCGGCGATCCTGCTGATCAGCCACGACATCGCCGTGGTTTCCCAGACGTGCGAACGGATGCTGGTGATGTACGCCGGGCGCGTCGTGGAAGACCTGCCGACCGCGGCGCTGCCGGACGCGGCCCGGCACCCGTACACGCGGGCGCTGCTGGCCACGACGGTCGACCTCGAAACCGACCGCGAGGCGGCACTGGCCGTGATCCCCGGCCGCCCGCCCGAGCCGGACCAGGTGCCGCCGGGCTGCGCGTTCGCCGCCCGCTGCCCGCTGGCGAGCGACCGCTGCCGCGCCGAGGACCCGGTCCTCGCGCCGATGGCGCACGGCCACCGGGTCGCCTGCTGGCACCCGCACGAGACCGCGGTGACCGTCCTTTCCGGACAGTCGCGAGAGGAGGGTGCCGCGTGA
- a CDS encoding TetR/AcrR family transcriptional regulator gives MPTGVHLRDVRKQLFDAAERVLLRDGPSGLTSRAVTAEADVAKGVLHRHFADFDAFLAELVTDRIARVSDQGALLRAAAGTRTVAANLVDALAEVFDPVALALTSLVFFRDELRARVRGRGEGLPLLAEAREMLAGYLAEERALGRIAADADVESLGLSLVGAGHLVFAGRRRGTRPSGEELTKVVTTITADVVQRRLL, from the coding sequence ATGCCGACCGGGGTGCACCTGCGTGATGTGCGCAAGCAGCTGTTCGACGCGGCCGAGCGGGTGCTGCTGCGGGACGGTCCGAGCGGGCTGACGAGCCGGGCGGTGACGGCGGAGGCGGACGTGGCGAAGGGCGTGCTGCACCGGCATTTCGCGGATTTCGACGCGTTCCTGGCGGAGCTGGTGACCGACCGGATCGCGCGCGTGTCGGATCAGGGGGCGCTGCTGCGGGCGGCGGCGGGGACGCGGACGGTGGCGGCGAACCTGGTGGACGCGCTGGCGGAGGTGTTCGACCCGGTGGCGCTGGCGTTGACGAGCTTGGTGTTCTTCCGTGACGAGCTGCGGGCGAGGGTGCGCGGCCGGGGCGAGGGGTTACCGCTTTTGGCGGAAGCGCGCGAGATGCTGGCGGGTTACCTGGCGGAGGAGCGGGCGCTGGGCCGCATCGCGGCGGACGCGGACGTGGAGTCGCTGGGGTTGTCCCTGGTGGGAGCGGGTCACCTGGTGTTCGCGGGCCGCCGCCGAGGAACGCGGCCAAGCGGCGAAGAGCTGACGAAGGTGGTCACGACGATCACGGCGGACGTGGTCCAGCGGAGACTGCTGTAA
- the lexA gene encoding transcriptional repressor LexA, whose translation MTTYDDTFEHLDPSALPERQQKILVAIRDWVVRHGYSPSTREIGEAVGLQSTSSVSKHLASLEDKGFLRRGATVSRPIDVRAFLQGGEAREDGDSVPVPVVGDIAAGTPISAVEHVDDVMKLPRGLTGRGTVFGLRVRGDSMIDAAICDGDIVVVKQQTEAHSGQIVAAMIDEEATVKVYRRRNGHVYLEPRNPAYEVIDGDRAAILGVVVSVLRSV comes from the coding sequence GTGACCACCTACGACGACACGTTCGAGCACCTCGACCCCTCGGCCCTGCCGGAACGGCAGCAGAAGATCCTGGTGGCGATCCGGGACTGGGTGGTCCGGCACGGCTACTCCCCCAGCACCCGCGAGATCGGCGAGGCGGTCGGGCTGCAGTCGACGTCGTCGGTGTCGAAGCACCTGGCGAGCCTGGAGGACAAGGGTTTCCTGCGCCGCGGTGCCACCGTGTCGCGGCCGATCGACGTCCGCGCGTTCCTCCAGGGCGGCGAAGCGCGCGAGGACGGCGACTCGGTGCCGGTGCCCGTCGTCGGCGACATCGCCGCCGGCACGCCGATCTCGGCCGTGGAACACGTCGACGACGTCATGAAGCTGCCGCGCGGCCTCACCGGGCGCGGCACGGTCTTCGGCCTGCGGGTGCGCGGCGACTCGATGATCGACGCCGCCATCTGCGACGGCGACATCGTCGTGGTGAAGCAGCAGACCGAGGCGCACTCCGGGCAGATCGTCGCGGCGATGATCGACGAGGAGGCGACGGTCAAGGTGTACCGCCGCCGCAACGGCCACGTGTACCTCGAGCCCCGCAACCCGGCCTACGAGGTCATCGACGGCGACCGGGCGGCGATCCTGGGTGTGGTCGTCTCGGTGCTGCGGAGCGTCTGA
- a CDS encoding serine hydrolase — protein sequence MTRRLGLDDLYTLEFPEQPAISPDGTRIVYVLRTADRDRDEDTRSLWQVPAAGDGEARRLTRGTADVAPAFAPDGTRLAFLRAQDGPAQLWLLPADGGEPEQVTTLPLGAGTPVWRPDGAEIAFSAPVDLAADEGEDDSARARRASAPVVADRLDFKADGAGLLRTLRKHVHVLDVATGEVRQVTSGDWHAGDPAWSPDGTRLAFPAARDADADLTFRSGVYVLEPGDRTAEPRLAGSGEGMAGPVTWTADGAAVLVVGRRDTAAGHTGLLRVPVDGGETADLAASLDRNVMPGGPGYPGALPQLAGSTVLFCVRDRGCTHLYAVGSGGGEPRRVAGENGTAVAGLSVAGNTAAIVLATPTSYGEIATVDLTGGAVAVRTAHSPADIELFRHEEREFTVSDGTVVHGWLLRDPAVTGPRPLLLDIHGGPHNAWNGTADAVHLYHQRLAAQGWAVLLLNPRGSDGYGEAFYTAAIGAWGLADAKDFLEPLDQLVAEGVADARRLAVAGYSYGGYMTCYLTSRDDRFAAAVAGGVVSDVVSMAGTSDSGHYLGVGELGAVPAENRAHYAALSPLAQVEKVRTPTLVVHGAADDRCPAGQAEQWFTALREQGVPTRLVLYPGASHLFILDGKPSHRMDFNRRILDWVGRYAGEPGKPARVPLDVAHWRRRLAELARKHRVPGATLGILRGDDQVVASCGVLNKATGVEVTDDSVFQIGSITKVWTATVAMQLVDEGLLRLDAPIADVLPELRLADPDVTKKVTLRHLLTHTSGIDGDVFTDTGRGDDCVEKYVEVLDQAAQTHPLGATLSYCNSGFVLAGRVIEKLTGKTWDAALRERLFTPLGLTRTGTLPEEALLFRAAMGHVAAGDEQPQPAPAWGLPRSAGPAGLITASAADVLAFARLHLTGGLGPDGTRLLSAESAAAMTAEQAEMPDKHTLGDSWGLGWIRFGWDGHRLIGHDGNTIGQSAFLRVLPEQEMAVTLLTNGGSAHDLYEELYREIFAELAGVAMPRPLEPPAAPPAVDVAEYLGVYERESMRIEILTREGKLRIRQTVTGSLAELVPDPTTEDELVPIAPGHFAHRPAGMRGWVSVTFYTLPTGERYLHTGVRATPKVKD from the coding sequence ATGACCCGACGCCTCGGCCTCGACGACCTGTACACGCTGGAGTTCCCCGAGCAACCGGCGATCTCGCCCGACGGCACCCGCATCGTGTACGTGCTGCGCACCGCCGACCGCGACCGGGACGAGGACACCCGGTCGCTCTGGCAGGTGCCGGCGGCCGGGGACGGCGAGGCGCGCCGGCTCACCCGGGGCACGGCCGACGTCGCACCGGCGTTCGCCCCGGACGGCACGCGGCTCGCGTTCCTGCGCGCCCAGGACGGCCCGGCGCAGCTGTGGCTGCTGCCCGCCGACGGCGGCGAACCCGAGCAGGTCACCACGCTCCCGCTCGGCGCGGGCACCCCGGTGTGGCGCCCCGACGGCGCCGAGATCGCCTTCAGCGCCCCGGTCGACCTCGCCGCCGACGAAGGTGAGGACGACAGCGCGCGGGCCCGCCGCGCGAGCGCCCCGGTGGTCGCCGACCGGCTCGACTTCAAGGCCGACGGCGCCGGGCTGCTGCGCACGCTGCGCAAGCACGTCCACGTCCTCGACGTCGCCACCGGCGAGGTCCGGCAGGTCACGTCCGGCGACTGGCACGCGGGCGACCCGGCCTGGTCGCCGGACGGCACCCGGCTGGCCTTCCCGGCGGCCCGGGACGCCGACGCCGACCTGACCTTCCGATCGGGCGTCTACGTCCTCGAGCCCGGCGACCGCACCGCCGAACCGCGCCTGGCCGGTTCCGGCGAAGGCATGGCCGGGCCGGTCACCTGGACCGCCGACGGCGCGGCGGTGCTCGTCGTCGGACGCCGCGACACCGCCGCGGGGCACACCGGCCTGCTGCGGGTGCCGGTGGACGGCGGCGAGACCGCCGACCTGGCCGCGTCGCTCGACCGCAACGTCATGCCGGGTGGCCCGGGGTATCCCGGCGCGCTCCCGCAGCTCGCCGGGTCCACCGTGCTGTTCTGCGTCCGGGACCGCGGCTGCACGCACCTCTACGCCGTCGGCTCCGGAGGTGGCGAGCCGCGGCGGGTCGCCGGCGAAAACGGGACCGCCGTGGCGGGCCTGAGCGTCGCCGGGAACACGGCGGCGATCGTGCTGGCCACACCCACGTCCTACGGCGAGATCGCCACGGTCGACCTGACCGGGGGAGCGGTGGCGGTGCGCACCGCGCACAGCCCGGCCGACATCGAGCTGTTCCGCCACGAGGAGCGGGAGTTCACCGTCTCCGACGGCACGGTCGTGCACGGCTGGCTGCTGCGCGACCCCGCCGTCACCGGACCGCGGCCGCTGCTGCTGGACATCCACGGCGGCCCGCACAACGCGTGGAACGGCACCGCCGACGCCGTGCACCTGTATCACCAGCGGCTCGCCGCCCAGGGCTGGGCGGTGCTGCTGCTCAACCCGCGCGGCAGCGACGGCTACGGCGAAGCGTTCTACACCGCCGCGATCGGCGCCTGGGGCCTGGCCGACGCGAAGGACTTCCTCGAGCCGCTCGACCAGCTCGTCGCCGAAGGGGTGGCGGACGCGCGCCGGCTCGCCGTGGCCGGCTACAGCTACGGCGGCTACATGACCTGCTACCTGACCAGCCGCGACGACCGGTTCGCCGCGGCCGTCGCGGGCGGGGTGGTGAGCGACGTGGTGAGCATGGCGGGCACGTCCGACAGCGGGCACTACCTCGGCGTCGGCGAGCTGGGGGCCGTCCCGGCGGAAAACCGGGCGCACTACGCCGCGCTTTCCCCGCTGGCGCAGGTGGAAAAGGTGCGCACGCCGACCCTGGTGGTGCACGGCGCCGCCGACGACCGGTGCCCGGCCGGGCAGGCCGAGCAGTGGTTCACCGCGCTGCGCGAGCAGGGCGTGCCGACCCGGCTGGTGCTCTACCCCGGCGCGTCACACCTGTTCATCCTCGACGGGAAGCCGTCGCACCGGATGGACTTCAACCGCCGGATCCTCGACTGGGTCGGCCGGTACGCGGGCGAGCCGGGCAAGCCGGCGCGGGTGCCGCTCGACGTCGCGCACTGGCGGCGGCGCCTCGCCGAGCTCGCGCGCAAGCACCGCGTGCCCGGGGCGACGCTCGGCATCCTGCGCGGCGACGACCAGGTCGTGGCGAGCTGCGGCGTGCTGAACAAGGCGACCGGGGTCGAGGTCACCGACGACTCGGTGTTCCAGATCGGGTCGATCACCAAGGTGTGGACGGCGACCGTCGCGATGCAGCTGGTCGACGAAGGCCTGCTGCGGCTGGACGCGCCGATCGCCGACGTGCTGCCGGAGCTGCGGCTGGCCGACCCCGACGTCACGAAGAAGGTGACGCTGCGGCACCTGCTGACGCACACGAGCGGCATCGACGGCGACGTGTTCACCGACACCGGCCGCGGCGACGACTGCGTCGAGAAGTACGTGGAGGTGCTCGACCAGGCGGCGCAGACGCACCCGCTGGGCGCGACGCTGTCGTACTGCAACTCGGGCTTCGTCCTCGCCGGGCGCGTGATCGAGAAGCTGACGGGCAAGACGTGGGACGCGGCCCTGCGCGAGCGGCTGTTCACCCCGCTGGGGCTCACCCGCACGGGGACCCTGCCGGAGGAGGCGCTGCTGTTCCGCGCGGCGATGGGCCACGTGGCGGCGGGCGACGAACAGCCCCAGCCGGCGCCCGCGTGGGGCCTGCCGCGCTCGGCGGGCCCGGCGGGGCTGATCACGGCGTCGGCGGCGGACGTCCTGGCGTTCGCGCGCCTGCACCTGACGGGCGGCCTGGGCCCGGACGGCACGCGGCTGCTGTCGGCGGAGTCGGCGGCGGCCATGACGGCGGAACAGGCCGAGATGCCGGACAAGCACACGCTCGGCGACTCGTGGGGCCTCGGCTGGATCCGCTTCGGCTGGGACGGCCACCGCCTGATCGGCCACGACGGCAACACGATCGGGCAGTCGGCGTTCCTGCGGGTGCTGCCGGAGCAGGAAATGGCGGTCACGCTGCTCACCAACGGCGGCAGTGCCCACGACCTGTACGAGGAGCTGTACCGGGAGATCTTCGCGGAGCTGGCCGGAGTGGCGATGCCGCGTCCGCTGGAGCCGCCGGCGGCGCCGCCGGCGGTGGACGTGGCGGAGTACCTCGGCGTGTACGAGCGGGAGTCGATGCGGATCGAGATCCTGACGCGCGAGGGCAAGCTCCGGATCCGCCAGACGGTGACGGGTTCCCTGGCGGAACTGGTCCCGGACCCGACAACGGAGGACGAGCTGGTCCCGATCGCCCCGGGCCACTTCGCCCACCGCCCGGCGGGCATGCGGGGCTGGGTGTCGGTGACGTTCTACACGCTGCCGACGGGGGAGCGGTACCTGCACACCGGAGTGCGGGCGACGCCGAAGGTCAAGGACTAG
- a CDS encoding ABC transporter ATP-binding protein → MSALEFDVVSVRYGGLTAVDGVSLTVPSGQVVGLVGESGSGKSTLARAAVGLAPVSAGRVLLDGTDVRRLPRRRPLQMVFQDPYSSLDPRMAIGESITEAMPRGTSRAARRAEVTRLLELVNLDPERAAMLPGQLSGGQRQRVALARALAGQPKVLIADEITSALDVSVQGAVLNLVRDVQRRLALSMLFISHNLAVVRYVSDIVAVMYLGRIVEAGPAEQVLSDPRHPYTRDLLAAAPSAHRRLLDDTGDDALADTEPADPHHPPAGCRYHPRCPIGPLVHTDRTVCTQADPADGAAHRPHRAACHFAA, encoded by the coding sequence GTGAGCGCACTGGAGTTCGACGTGGTGAGCGTCCGCTACGGCGGGCTGACCGCGGTCGACGGGGTCAGCCTGACCGTCCCGTCCGGGCAGGTCGTCGGCCTGGTCGGCGAGTCCGGCTCCGGCAAGTCGACGCTGGCGCGGGCGGCGGTCGGGCTCGCGCCGGTCAGTGCCGGCCGGGTGCTGCTCGACGGCACCGACGTGCGGCGGCTGCCCCGGCGCCGCCCGCTGCAGATGGTGTTCCAGGACCCGTATTCGTCGCTGGACCCGCGGATGGCCATCGGCGAGTCGATCACCGAGGCCATGCCCCGCGGGACTTCGCGCGCGGCGCGGCGGGCCGAGGTGACGCGGCTGCTCGAGCTGGTGAACCTGGACCCGGAACGCGCCGCCATGCTGCCCGGCCAGCTCTCCGGCGGCCAACGCCAGCGCGTGGCGCTCGCCCGCGCGCTCGCCGGGCAGCCGAAGGTGCTGATCGCCGACGAGATCACCTCGGCGCTGGACGTCTCGGTGCAGGGCGCCGTGCTCAACCTGGTCCGGGACGTGCAACGGCGGCTGGCGCTGTCGATGCTGTTCATCTCGCACAACCTCGCCGTCGTGCGGTACGTCAGCGACATCGTCGCGGTGATGTACCTCGGCCGGATCGTCGAAGCCGGGCCCGCGGAGCAGGTGCTGTCGGACCCGCGGCACCCGTACACGCGGGACCTGCTGGCCGCGGCGCCCTCGGCGCACCGCCGCCTGCTCGACGACACCGGCGACGACGCGCTCGCCGACACCGAACCGGCCGACCCGCACCACCCGCCCGCCGGCTGCCGCTACCACCCGCGGTGCCCGATCGGCCCGCTCGTGCACACCGACCGCACCGTCTGCACCCAGGCCGACCCGGCCGACGGCGCCGCGCACCGGCCGCACCGCGCGGCCTGCCACTTCGCCGCGTGA